The Pyxidicoccus sp. MSG2 DNA segment GCGGTCGCCTATGCGCTGAAGAGCTACCAGGAAAAGGTGGAGGAGGGCTGGGGCCTGACGGGCTCGGGGGGCGGGGTCGACGCCCAGCATGTCTTCAGCCCGGCCTTCATCTACAACCAGATCAACCACGGCCAGGACCGGGGCTCGCTGTTCTCGGAGGCCCTCGATTTGATGGCGCAGCAGGGGGCGGCCACGTTGGCGGACATGCCCTATGACGCTCGGGACTTTCAGTCCGCTCCTGGCGGGGCGGCGCGGGCCAATGCGAAGCGCTTCAAGATTGAGACCTGGCGTCGCATCGGCGTGTCCGACCTGAGGGGAATCAAGGGGCAGCTCCACGCCGGCTTCCCCGTGCTCATCGGGGCGAAGGTGGACCAGGGCTTCACGCAGATGCGCCAGGGCTCCGTCTGGAGCAGCTCATCGGGGGGCGTCCTGGGCGGGCATGCCATGGCGCTCGTCGGGTACGACGACGCGCGGCGCGCCTTCAAGTTGATCAACTCATGGGGAAGTGGGTGGGGAGACCAGGGCTACGGGTGGGTGGCCTATGAGCACTTTCCCAGTGTGGTGGTCGAGGCCTACGTCGCCAAGGACGCCGACAATGGCAATGGCCCGAGCCCCTCTCCGGATGGCGGAACGGCGCCGGATGCGGGAACCGGCCCGGACCCGGTGCCCCCCACTTCCACGGTCCAGGTGGCCCAGGTCCAGCACAACGTTTCGTGCCCCTACCCGGGCCTGCCGTACTGCATGCGCCTGTCGGGGACCGTGGCAGTCGGCGCTGGCGCGGGCTCGCAGGGCCAGGTCGTGGTGCACGTCTTCTGGGACGCGGGCGGTGGCTCGAAGGGACAGCTGGTCGCCGGAACCATGCCGTTCGTGGATGTGATGGGCCAGGCCGCCACCGGGACGAGCCGGCTCGCCATTCCTGGCTCGGGACT contains these protein-coding regions:
- a CDS encoding C1 family peptidase, with product MFVFRGLVSLLLLSFSACIETPDPSDNLPGENDAGGLPDEPGVTRRLGLELATAAQLEKMQMAVTPFAGEELPARVDLSGKLPPPGDQGNQSSCVGWAVAYALKSYQEKVEEGWGLTGSGGGVDAQHVFSPAFIYNQINHGQDRGSLFSEALDLMAQQGAATLADMPYDARDFQSAPGGAARANAKRFKIETWRRIGVSDLRGIKGQLHAGFPVLIGAKVDQGFTQMRQGSVWSSSSGGVLGGHAMALVGYDDARRAFKLINSWGSGWGDQGYGWVAYEHFPSVVVEAYVAKDADNGNGPSPSPDGGTAPDAGTGPDPVPPTSTVQVAQVQHNVSCPYPGLPYCMRLSGTVAVGAGAGSQGQVVVHVFWDAGGGSKGQLVAGTMPFVDVMGQAATGTSRLAIPGSGLQMAWSADLPYASLQIPRGGYDPFGVYHPYTSFLVAEPAVFVDGFAVAVGGSLPFYVGL